The following proteins come from a genomic window of Edaphobacter sp. 4G125:
- a CDS encoding Ig-like domain-containing protein — protein MMLSRRVLFRFFPVCIAVILTASVLLAEQSPERHGRKYKPPPETSKITVEVKKKFNGKPIMNAAVIFNPFKDGKDIGNLEVKTDPDGKATIDIIPTGSLVRVQVIANGYATFAKDYQVDDTAYNIEIEMLRPREQVSSYVDNDGKASSRKWGVQEPVRPKASGQKPDSSAPQPSKPDSTPPSNSSSGGSAQQPAPQQ, from the coding sequence ATGATGTTGTCTCGCCGTGTCTTGTTTCGCTTCTTTCCTGTCTGCATCGCTGTGATCCTGACGGCCTCTGTTCTGCTGGCTGAACAATCTCCAGAACGGCATGGCCGAAAGTACAAACCGCCGCCGGAAACCTCAAAGATCACCGTCGAGGTCAAGAAGAAGTTCAATGGCAAACCCATCATGAACGCTGCTGTCATCTTCAATCCGTTTAAAGATGGCAAAGACATCGGCAATCTTGAAGTCAAGACAGATCCGGATGGCAAAGCGACGATCGACATCATCCCCACCGGTTCTCTGGTGCGGGTGCAGGTAATCGCCAACGGGTATGCGACGTTTGCCAAGGACTATCAGGTAGACGATACGGCCTACAACATCGAGATTGAGATGCTGCGCCCCCGCGAGCAGGTTTCCTCTTATGTAGATAACGACGGGAAGGCTTCTTCGCGGAAGTGGGGGGTCCAGGAGCCGGTCCGCCCGAAGGCTTCTGGCCAGAAGCCGGATTCGAGTGCTCCTCAGCCTTCGAAGCCCGATTCCACGCCGCCCTCGAATTCTTCGTCTGGCGGTTCGGCGCAGCAGCCTGCGCCGCAGCAATAG
- a CDS encoding SDR family NAD(P)-dependent oxidoreductase, whose amino-acid sequence MKPLAGKAALVTGAARRIGCAIALALAEQGADVAITYRDSQAEAEQTVRDLAAHDVEALAVRCDLREPADIENAVSSTVEQFGRLDLVVNNAGMFESAALEAISVEQWDTIFATNTRAPFLVAQAALPHLRAAQGRIVNIGSLGGMHVWATHGHYCTSKAALHMLSQVMAKAWAPEVSVNCVAPGMIVQGEIEEAYEHFARKTPMQRNGKAADVATAVLFFATAPSFITGQILTVDGGLGLS is encoded by the coding sequence ATGAAGCCTCTTGCAGGAAAGGCCGCGCTGGTGACCGGTGCGGCCCGGCGCATTGGGTGCGCGATCGCGCTTGCCCTTGCGGAACAGGGAGCCGATGTTGCGATCACCTATCGCGACTCGCAGGCGGAAGCCGAGCAGACGGTTCGCGATCTGGCTGCGCATGATGTCGAGGCACTGGCGGTCCGCTGCGATCTTCGCGAGCCTGCGGACATCGAGAATGCGGTCTCATCCACAGTCGAGCAGTTTGGCCGGCTCGACCTTGTGGTCAATAATGCAGGGATGTTTGAGTCGGCCGCTCTCGAAGCGATTTCGGTCGAACAGTGGGATACGATCTTCGCAACGAATACGCGCGCCCCTTTCCTGGTGGCCCAGGCGGCGCTGCCACATCTACGGGCGGCGCAGGGAAGGATTGTGAACATCGGCTCGCTGGGAGGGATGCATGTGTGGGCCACGCATGGCCACTACTGCACCTCGAAGGCGGCGCTGCACATGCTTTCGCAGGTGATGGCGAAGGCATGGGCTCCGGAGGTCAGTGTGAACTGCGTGGCTCCTGGAATGATCGTCCAGGGCGAGATCGAAGAGGCTTACGAACACTTTGCCCGGAAGACGCCGATGCAGCGAAATGGAAAAGCTGCCGACGTCGCGACAGCTGTATTGTTCTTTGCAACTGCTCCGTCATTTATTACTGGACAGATTCTTACGGTCGATGGTGGCCTGGGACTGAGTTAG
- a CDS encoding DUF6249 domain-containing protein, whose product MEVFNSPFIIPIGAFAVAIVAIISGIWSNAHNKRIRADQRMAMLARGMSIEDIEKVLGQVREEEIPPKDPLRSLSNARRAGIILVSSGIGLMLFFIALCVIVSERNVLAGAAVGLIPLAIGIGFFVDYNLQKRELSRFGMEIEPDQSH is encoded by the coding sequence ATGGAAGTCTTCAATAGCCCCTTTATCATTCCCATCGGAGCCTTCGCCGTCGCTATCGTCGCCATTATCAGCGGCATCTGGTCCAATGCCCACAACAAGCGCATCCGTGCCGATCAGCGCATGGCCATGCTCGCCCGCGGCATGTCCATCGAGGACATCGAGAAGGTCTTGGGTCAGGTTCGCGAGGAGGAAATTCCCCCGAAAGACCCTCTCCGCAGTCTGAGCAACGCACGTCGCGCCGGCATCATATTGGTCTCTTCAGGAATTGGCCTGATGCTGTTCTTTATTGCCCTGTGCGTGATCGTGAGTGAACGTAATGTCCTCGCGGGAGCCGCCGTCGGGCTCATTCCGCTGGCCATCGGCATTGGCTTCTTCGTCGACTACAACCTGCAGAAGCGCGAACTCTCGCGCTTCGGCATGGAGATCGAGCCGGACCAGTCTCACTAA
- a CDS encoding RNA polymerase sigma factor: MSLDLSFEQVVRDHQAMVFRTIYRMTGSRENLEDLAQEVFLRLYRALPNFRGESLVTTYLYRIAVNVAQNEWKRRKRQERPLVSISEETNAWEDRLEHPAQNAEQQMETREFRLLLEEQLQELSSIERTVLVLYHQEERSYEQIAAALNMPIGTIRTHLHRGRKKLRGRLQQAQGRATCPVTR, from the coding sequence GTGAGCCTTGATCTTAGCTTCGAGCAGGTGGTGCGAGACCATCAAGCAATGGTCTTCCGCACCATCTATCGAATGACAGGGAGTCGCGAAAATCTGGAGGATCTCGCGCAGGAGGTCTTTCTCCGGCTCTATCGGGCGCTGCCTAACTTTCGCGGAGAGTCGCTCGTGACCACCTATCTCTATCGCATCGCCGTCAACGTCGCTCAGAACGAGTGGAAACGACGCAAACGTCAGGAGCGCCCGTTGGTTTCCATCTCAGAGGAGACCAACGCCTGGGAAGACCGGCTTGAACATCCTGCTCAGAATGCTGAACAGCAGATGGAGACACGTGAATTTCGTCTTCTTTTAGAAGAGCAGCTGCAGGAGCTGAGTAGCATCGAGCGCACAGTGCTTGTGCTCTACCATCAGGAGGAGCGAAGCTATGAACAGATTGCGGCGGCACTCAACATGCCGATTGGAACGATTCGAACGCATCTGCATCGCGGGCGAAAAAAGCTGCGCGGGCGGTTGCAACAGGCGCAGGGGAGGGCGACGTGTCCGGTGACGAGATGA
- the pdxT gene encoding pyridoxal 5'-phosphate synthase glutaminase subunit PdxT, with product MAEGHNTGLIIGVLALQGAYDAHAQTLRRLGATSRLVRLPSDLEGLDGLIMPGGESTTMLRFLEQRGFFELLKDFVHSTPTFGTCAGVILLAKDVVHPAQKSLGTLDITVERNAYGRQVDSTILQAESKLPGAPLEMVFIRAPRITRTGKEVETLATRGGDPVLVREGHLLAATFHPELGHDTRVHQLFLDMVRQYKRTTNKNVSS from the coding sequence ATGGCGGAAGGTCACAACACAGGGCTCATCATCGGCGTACTTGCCCTACAGGGAGCCTACGATGCCCATGCCCAGACCCTCCGTCGTCTCGGAGCCACCTCGCGGCTTGTCCGCCTCCCCTCCGACCTTGAAGGATTGGACGGTCTCATCATGCCCGGTGGGGAGTCCACCACCATGCTCCGGTTTCTGGAGCAGCGCGGCTTCTTCGAGTTACTGAAAGACTTCGTCCACTCCACCCCAACCTTCGGAACCTGCGCCGGAGTTATTCTCCTTGCCAAGGACGTGGTTCATCCCGCCCAAAAATCCCTCGGAACACTCGATATCACCGTCGAGCGCAATGCCTATGGGCGCCAGGTTGATTCCACCATCCTCCAGGCCGAATCAAAACTCCCCGGCGCTCCCCTGGAGATGGTCTTCATCCGCGCCCCACGCATCACCCGCACCGGAAAAGAAGTCGAAACCTTGGCGACGCGTGGCGGCGACCCCGTTCTGGTCCGCGAAGGACACCTGCTGGCTGCGACCTTCCACCCGGAGCTTGGACACGATACTCGCGTCCACCAACTCTTCCTGGATATGGTGCGTCAGTATAAAAGAACTACCAACAAGAATGTGTCATCCTGA
- a CDS encoding SDR family NAD(P)-dependent oxidoreductase — translation MASRAASYPSLEGKVVLVTGGASGIGESIVEAFTLQRAQVVFLDIQDDAAKQLIERLKKTVEVAPVYRHCNLADMEDLDRTMKEIVALHPKIDVLVNNAGNDTRHTVEEVTSQSWDELMAINLKQQFFMAQTVIPSMKKSGRGSIINMSSISWVIPSTGVPVYVTAKAAIVGMTRTLAHTVGKDNIRVNSVLPGAILTERQKRLWLTEEYKAEVLSRQALKRMILPEEVARLVLFLASDDSSAITNQSHVIDGGWV, via the coding sequence ATGGCAAGTAGAGCGGCAAGTTATCCGAGCCTCGAAGGCAAGGTGGTTCTGGTAACGGGAGGTGCCAGCGGAATTGGTGAGTCTATTGTTGAAGCCTTTACGCTGCAACGGGCGCAGGTTGTGTTTCTGGACATTCAGGATGATGCTGCAAAGCAGCTCATTGAACGGCTGAAGAAGACAGTGGAGGTAGCGCCGGTCTATCGTCACTGCAATCTGGCCGACATGGAAGATTTAGATCGCACGATGAAGGAGATCGTCGCTCTGCACCCGAAGATCGATGTTTTGGTGAACAACGCGGGCAATGATACCCGGCATACGGTGGAAGAGGTGACGTCGCAGTCCTGGGATGAGCTGATGGCGATCAACTTAAAACAGCAGTTCTTTATGGCTCAAACGGTGATTCCTTCAATGAAGAAGAGTGGTAGGGGATCGATCATCAACATGAGCTCGATCAGCTGGGTGATTCCTTCAACCGGAGTTCCCGTGTACGTGACGGCGAAGGCGGCGATTGTGGGGATGACCCGGACGTTGGCCCATACGGTCGGGAAGGACAATATCCGAGTGAACAGCGTGTTGCCCGGAGCCATCCTGACTGAACGGCAAAAGAGGTTGTGGCTGACGGAGGAGTACAAGGCCGAGGTTCTGTCGCGACAGGCGTTGAAGAGGATGATTCTTCCGGAAGAAGTAGCACGGCTGGTGCTGTTTCTTGCGTCAGATGACAGCTCGGCGATTACGAACCAGAGCCATGTGATCGATGGAGGATGGGTGTGA
- the pdxS gene encoding pyridoxal 5'-phosphate synthase lyase subunit PdxS, with protein sequence MADHTSNGNLGSSSLRLKTGLAEMLKGGVIMDVMNVEQARIAEEAGATSVMALERVPAMIRAEGGVARMANPKLIKQIMGAVSIPVMAKARIGHFTEAQVLQELGVDFIDESEVLTPADETYHIDKHAFTTPFVCGARNLGEACRRIAEGAAMIRTKGEAGTGDVVHAVQHMRQIVREMKALTVLDEAELYNQAKVHQAPYELIRMVAKTGKLPVPNFSAGGIATPADAALMMQLGAEAVFVGSGIFMKERATPLDVENNPKEREEAVSRAKAIVIATTHYNDPKIVAEASEQVTGTMKGLAAAALEESELLQTRGW encoded by the coding sequence ATGGCAGACCACACCTCAAACGGCAACCTCGGATCCTCTTCTCTCCGCCTCAAGACCGGCCTCGCCGAGATGCTGAAAGGTGGCGTCATCATGGACGTCATGAACGTCGAGCAGGCCCGCATTGCCGAAGAGGCCGGAGCCACCTCCGTCATGGCGCTCGAGCGCGTTCCCGCAATGATTCGCGCTGAAGGCGGAGTCGCCCGCATGGCCAACCCCAAGCTCATCAAGCAGATCATGGGAGCCGTCTCCATCCCCGTCATGGCCAAGGCCCGCATCGGCCACTTCACCGAGGCCCAGGTTCTGCAGGAACTTGGCGTCGACTTCATTGACGAGTCCGAGGTCCTCACCCCTGCTGACGAGACCTATCACATCGACAAGCACGCCTTCACCACGCCCTTCGTCTGCGGAGCCCGCAACCTCGGTGAGGCCTGTCGCCGCATCGCTGAAGGCGCAGCCATGATTCGCACCAAGGGCGAAGCCGGCACCGGCGATGTCGTCCACGCTGTCCAGCACATGCGTCAGATTGTCCGCGAGATGAAAGCCCTTACCGTCCTCGACGAGGCCGAGCTCTACAACCAGGCCAAGGTCCACCAGGCGCCCTACGAACTCATCCGCATGGTCGCCAAGACCGGCAAGCTCCCCGTTCCCAACTTCTCCGCCGGTGGTATCGCCACCCCGGCCGATGCCGCTCTCATGATGCAGCTCGGCGCCGAGGCCGTCTTCGTTGGCTCCGGAATCTTCATGAAGGAGCGCGCCACCCCGCTCGACGTCGAGAACAACCCCAAGGAGCGCGAAGAGGCTGTCTCCCGCGCCAAGGCTATCGTCATCGCTACTACCCACTACAACGATCCCAAGATCGTCGCCGAGGCCAGCGAGCAGGTCACCGGAACCATGAAGGGCCTCGCCGCTGCCGCTCTCGAAGAATCCGAACTCCTCCAGACCCGCGGCTGGTAA
- a CDS encoding glycosyltransferase: MSAELTIVIPAKNEAKMLPRLLKSLARQDYEGMAETRVIVADAGSTDGTVEVALSFRDRLRVEVIEGGLPSVGRNAGARLATTPYLLFLDADVELAEPTLLRRALWRMRRRKLHLVTTNIACREGNFFDDLLYAGNNFMQYVGSFLKPFATGMFMLFDREVFWALGGFNEYALFAEDYLLSKGVARARFKIVHGKIFTTNRRFRKLGHGRMVWMFFKTMLHSWNDGYFLRDQGYWEEESI, encoded by the coding sequence ATGAGCGCTGAGTTGACGATCGTGATTCCGGCTAAGAATGAAGCGAAGATGTTGCCCAGGTTGTTGAAGTCCCTGGCCCGACAGGATTATGAGGGGATGGCTGAGACCCGGGTAATTGTGGCGGATGCCGGGTCGACCGATGGAACAGTGGAGGTGGCACTGAGCTTTCGCGATCGCCTGCGGGTCGAGGTGATTGAGGGAGGACTCCCATCCGTGGGGAGGAACGCGGGTGCACGCCTGGCTACGACGCCATACCTTCTGTTTCTGGATGCTGATGTAGAGCTTGCAGAGCCCACTTTGCTGCGTCGTGCCCTGTGGCGGATGCGGCGAAGGAAGCTACACCTGGTGACCACCAACATTGCCTGCCGTGAGGGAAACTTCTTCGACGACCTGCTCTATGCGGGAAATAACTTTATGCAGTATGTGGGGTCGTTTCTGAAGCCGTTCGCGACAGGGATGTTTATGCTGTTCGACCGCGAGGTCTTCTGGGCATTGGGAGGATTCAACGAGTACGCCTTGTTTGCGGAGGACTACCTGCTTTCCAAGGGAGTGGCGAGGGCACGTTTCAAGATCGTGCACGGAAAGATCTTTACGACCAATCGGCGGTTCCGAAAGCTGGGGCACGGCAGAATGGTCTGGATGTTCTTCAAGACCATGTTGCATAGCTGGAACGATGGATACTTTTTGCGGGACCAGGGATATTGGGAAGAAGAGTCGATTTAG